One segment of Methanolinea mesophila DNA contains the following:
- a CDS encoding potassium channel family protein: protein MRVIIVGGGSLGLDLSRILIEERHQVVLIEKEEARAIELAECLDCSVIHAEGTRPDILEKAEIGSADAVVAVTTHDQDNIIIGLIARTFGIPQIIIRTDDQDYLTVANKLGFHRVVNPAHTTSVIIADALRGIDTVELSTLVRGEVRFVGVMVGEPHDGKHLADLPLPGNTDYVGIYRGEDFIFARENPVLAEGDEVLVVTKEENPRELDRLIREGIPPMPL from the coding sequence ATGAGGGTCATCATCGTCGGCGGCGGGTCGCTCGGGCTCGATCTCTCCAGGATCCTGATCGAAGAAAGGCACCAGGTGGTCCTGATCGAGAAGGAGGAGGCCCGGGCGATCGAGCTCGCAGAGTGCCTGGACTGCTCGGTGATTCATGCCGAAGGGACCCGTCCGGACATACTGGAGAAGGCAGAGATCGGAAGTGCCGATGCCGTCGTGGCGGTCACCACCCACGACCAGGACAACATCATCATCGGACTGATCGCGAGGACCTTTGGGATACCGCAGATCATCATCCGGACCGACGACCAGGACTACCTGACGGTGGCGAACAAGCTCGGGTTCCACCGGGTGGTCAACCCGGCTCACACCACTTCGGTCATCATTGCGGACGCCCTCCGGGGGATCGACACCGTGGAGCTCTCCACCCTGGTCCGGGGCGAGGTGCGGTTCGTCGGAGTCATGGTGGGTGAGCCCCATGACGGAAAACATCTCGCGGACCTCCCCCTCCCGGGGAATACCGATTATGTGGGGATCTACCGGGGGGAAGACTTCATCTTCGCCCGGGAAAATCCCGTGCTCGCGGAAGGCGACGAAGTGCTCGTGGTAACGAAGGAGGAGAACCCGAGAGAACTGGACCGGCTTATCCGGGAAGGGATACCCCCGATGCCCCTGTAA
- a CDS encoding lysylphosphatidylglycerol synthase transmembrane domain-containing protein has product MTPRGWFALSILVSLTVIVIVFVTTFNEQTLRYILTFNVVFLFLAISFRLLALVFWGLRIQLMSRSLGYRVPLPHCVNMVLAGLLVGTITPGSAGGEPLRAHELYRSGVKLGDAAAVVIVERILDGVVLTLMGVILMAVITEYVLATFGPALLFLVVIAWIVMAMFLAIPLLTIRYPEWTKRQLRRLVNWLVPKLSFWRSAKRFGEMADKEIDNLFISGRRFIGTARMGLFQGGVMTALFWVTEFAVASFVLMGLGFGPFLVQSFFFQIVIAIIGMLPLTPGSSGVTEISTSSLYALIIPTASIGVFVLLWRFVTFYLNILLGFAASLAIFRREIESREREKGAEVTGDETGGEE; this is encoded by the coding sequence ATGACACCGAGAGGCTGGTTCGCTCTCTCCATCCTGGTCAGCCTGACAGTCATCGTCATCGTGTTCGTGACGACCTTCAACGAGCAGACCCTCCGGTATATCCTCACCTTCAACGTCGTCTTCCTCTTCCTTGCCATCTCCTTCCGCCTTCTCGCCCTGGTCTTCTGGGGCCTGCGGATCCAGCTGATGTCCCGCTCGCTCGGGTACCGGGTGCCGCTCCCGCACTGCGTGAACATGGTCCTCGCAGGGCTGCTCGTGGGGACCATCACCCCCGGCTCGGCCGGCGGGGAGCCGCTTCGGGCCCACGAGCTCTACCGGTCCGGCGTCAAGCTCGGCGATGCTGCGGCGGTGGTGATCGTCGAACGCATCCTGGACGGGGTCGTGCTTACTCTCATGGGCGTCATCCTCATGGCGGTCATCACCGAATACGTCCTGGCGACCTTCGGCCCGGCCCTGCTGTTCCTCGTCGTCATCGCATGGATCGTGATGGCCATGTTCCTCGCCATTCCTCTTCTCACCATCAGGTACCCGGAATGGACCAAGAGGCAGCTCCGGAGACTGGTGAACTGGCTGGTGCCGAAACTGTCGTTCTGGCGCTCGGCGAAGAGGTTCGGGGAGATGGCCGACAAGGAGATCGACAACCTCTTTATCAGTGGCAGGCGGTTCATCGGGACCGCACGGATGGGCCTGTTCCAGGGCGGGGTCATGACTGCGCTCTTCTGGGTCACGGAGTTCGCGGTGGCCTCGTTCGTTCTCATGGGCCTCGGGTTCGGTCCGTTTCTGGTGCAATCGTTCTTCTTCCAGATCGTGATCGCAATCATCGGGATGCTGCCCCTCACCCCCGGATCTTCGGGGGTCACCGAGATCTCCACGTCCTCGCTCTATGCGTTGATCATCCCCACTGCCTCGATCGGGGTTTTCGTCCTCTTATGGCGTTTCGTCACCTTCTATCTCAATATCCTGCTCGGCTTTGCCGCCAGCCTGGCGATATTCCGCCGGGAGATCGAGAGCAGGGAGAGGGAGAAAGGGGCAGAGGTAACCGGCGACGAAACCGGAGGAGAGGAGTAA
- a CDS encoding glycosyltransferase produces MISVIVPAYNEGETIRRCMQALSRQTVPRDMYELIVVDGNSEDNTREIAAEYADIVFIQESERVPGARNDGFLRAKYDILATTDADSLVAPDWIEHILATFSDPGVVCAFGPVTPIQDTRKNRRYVLLFNTLMKVGSKTRLFYYTLGCNTAFRSDAFRRAGMYRIMDAGDDLEVSVRMRRRGRVRFDPGMKVGFDFRRYEQFGFWKTIIEWYVIVLQGGISRRFSYTKRAYHTPGAPGQPFPPGQTQKNKKLWKLRLALSSLAGVSGNLNTEGKNR; encoded by the coding sequence ATGATATCCGTTATAGTCCCCGCATACAACGAAGGCGAGACCATACGGCGGTGCATGCAGGCACTCTCCCGCCAGACCGTCCCGCGGGATATGTACGAGCTGATCGTCGTCGACGGGAACTCGGAGGACAATACTAGGGAGATCGCGGCCGAGTACGCCGATATCGTGTTCATCCAGGAGTCCGAACGGGTGCCGGGGGCACGGAACGACGGGTTCCTCCGGGCGAAGTACGACATCCTCGCCACCACTGACGCGGACAGCCTGGTCGCCCCCGACTGGATTGAGCATATCCTCGCTACATTCAGCGATCCCGGTGTGGTCTGTGCATTCGGACCGGTGACTCCCATCCAGGACACCAGGAAAAACCGGCGCTATGTCCTGCTTTTCAATACTCTCATGAAGGTCGGGTCGAAAACACGGCTTTTCTACTACACCCTGGGGTGCAATACCGCCTTCCGGTCGGATGCATTCAGGCGTGCGGGAATGTACAGGATCATGGATGCAGGGGACGACCTCGAGGTCTCTGTCCGGATGCGAAGGCGGGGCAGGGTCAGGTTCGACCCAGGGATGAAGGTCGGGTTCGACTTCCGGAGGTACGAACAGTTCGGGTTCTGGAAAACGATAATCGAATGGTACGTCATCGTCCTCCAGGGAGGAATCTCAAGAAGGTTTTCCTACACCAAGCGGGCATACCATACACCGGGAGCGCCAGGACAACCGTTCCCACCGGGCCAGACGCAGAAGAACAAAAAACTGTGGAAACTCCGGCTTGCCCTCTCATCCCTGGCAGGTGTTTCAGGCAATCTTAATACGGAAGGCAAGAACCGGTAA